TCTAGCAAATGCCATCTTGTTCTTgtattccaatttttttttcctgactCGCCCAGTCTCATAGTTCAATCTCTAGTATGTTCGTATTTTCTGTTTTCAGATTGTGTTGGTGGCGGCCGGTAGGCAAACCGCATCATTTTCATGCCTAAATTTAATCACTCATAATATAATAACAAATTTTTAATATGAATCTTTACACCTTAATTTTTAATCTATGTAGAAAATCCAAgtaaatatatatttcatttCAAGAAGTAGGTGTGGAGAACGAATTACACACAAGCTTTATATTTCTCTGGTGCTCTGGTGTCTCTACAATCAAGAATAAAAAGACAGGTAAGACTTTGTCACAAAATGGTGTAGTGTAAGCCAAAAGCCCACCTATGCGTAAGTTAGACTTAATATAGGAGAATGAATCACAAGCTATGGGTTTCTTAGCTAATGAAcgattaccctttttttttttttctttttataatggAAATGAACATGCCTTTATATAGTGGCAGACATGGGCGGTGAATGATTCGTTAAGGCATGCAAGATGCTCCCTAAGTGGTTGGTTAGAACTCCACGCAATCCCGCCCAGTGGCGAAGTCATGAATTGATGAGGGGAGGGGCGAAGTTAAAAGAGTGCAAGGTTCAAAAGAATAGCGACAACCAAATCCTTTTATATAGTAATGTCTTCCATAATTGATCAATataaacaaattacaattgttaCCGGTGAGATTTCATATCATGCAAACATCGCATAATAGgttcattatcaataaaagcaaatacatatctctcaatgtaaacatgcatgctatcactcaaccattgatctcccattttgttacgcaatggtgttttcacaatcttcatagcagaAAAAGCTTTCTCCACTGAAGCGGTTACAACCAGTAACACCAAAGCCAATGCAAGAAGCTTATACACTAACATATAGCTTGCACACCTCCCAGTCTTCACCAACTCCTTTGCAAGATCACCAATTCCTCTCAATGATGAAAACTCACTATGCATCTTCATATCGTGAATGTAATTGTCAAGTTGAATTGGAAGATTCATGAGGTCCATATGATCAAAATCTTGAGGATCAAGTTGGGCTAGACGAACAATTtttgctttgtcaaaagatgcaaaattattcacCGGACTCAAACACGCCATACAAAGAAGCAACTCGGTGTTTACCTCATTGAAGTGATCATTCAATTCCTTTAATTGCATATCAAGGACTTGAAAATAGAGGTCCACACGATAGTAATGGAAGTTTGTGAATCTTGGAGCTTTACGCCTTAATTTTCTGGGTACGAAATGCAAATCCTCCATGTTAGGAACGACAATATCATGCTCTTCACAAAACTTTTGTACATCATCAAGCAAGTCCCCAAAGTCATCATCTCTCAAGGATTGTAGTCTTTACTTGCATACTTCCACTAACGCCATCGCATTCACAATATcttgatttttttgttgttgtaatacTTGTGATAACTCATTTGTAATTCCCAATATGTGTTCATCAAAAAAAGGtgaaacacaaaatcaaaagTTTGTATGTCATGGAATTACTTGCTTCACCGAAATTGTCTTGGTTGGTATCATCTTTAATACATTCAAGCCCCTCCACCACGGCTTCAAACATGATAATAATACTAACTATACCATAATGTGAGTTCCAATGTGTATCACAGGAATGCATGAGACTACTCTCTTGATTTAACCCTCTATCCATTTCAAGATCACCAATATCAAGAGCTTTCTTAATTTGTTCTAGTTATTTCTCTCTAAATGCATCACGATGCTTACACGATGATTCAATAGTATTGACCAAAATACTAGCATTGTTGAAGAAAATGGTGACAACCTCAATTCTCTTTGCGACACCCTCAATTCCCTTTGCAATAGTATTGACCAAAATACTAGCATTATACTTGTTcaaaatctttgttttaaggCCATTTAGCTCACCTTTCATATTACTAGCTCCATCATACCCTTGTCCCCGTAACTTGGACATACTCAAAATTTGTTGTAACAAAGAATCTCTCAATAGCTTCTTCAAGTGAGCTACTAGTTGTAGAGGAGACATGTTGCACACCCAAAAACCTTTCAATTGCTTCTCATTTTTTTGCTCACATAATGCAATACCACCGCCATTTGCTCTTAGTTGAAACATCACGTGCTCCATCATCTTTAGTGATTGCATCTATAGTTTCAATGGCACAAGCACGGACAGATCTTTTTGAATATCGGAAGAAGTATACTTAATTCTCAAACACAACCTTCCTAACTTGCTCATTATGCTTGGAAAGAAATTGTATAAGCTCCAAATAATTACCCATTTGCTTGATTTCAACGATTCATCGTGGCCACGAAAAGGCAAACCTTGTCCCAACAACCATCTTATGCACTCAAGTGAGGCACTCAATAAAGTATGATAATTAATGCGAGCTTCATTGGTTTGCTTAATCACAAATGTTTCAATGTGTTGTTTTTATGTCATCAAATCTCTAGCTTGTTGTAGAGCTTTATTATGAAGACTTTCAATCCCTCCCTCATAGACTCAAAGATTTTCGGGTCTTTTCTTCCAATTTGTAAACTCTTTCTCAATGAAGACATCACTTCCAATATTACCCATTTGATCGAAATCACATTTGAAAAGATAGCAATAACGGCAAAATGCAACATCTTTTGATATACTATACTCCAACCACTTAAACTTATCAAGCCAACCGATGATAAAACATCGATTGTTGCTAACTTTTCTAGGCATGATGTGGTCTCTGGGTTAACAATGATCATTTTGGAGATAGTGTCTACGAATTGCTTCATGATAATTAGGTAGATAATCAAGCATATTCGACATCTATGTCTAGGGTCTACAGGAAGATTACCCAATATTTCATCCAACTCAGTCGCCTCATTTTGTTGCAAACTACTCAGAATATTCAAATGAGGACTTcttggaatatttgaaggaggaTGAGGACTACTCGGAATGTTTGAAAGAGAAGGACTACCcgaaatgtaacatcccacttggcccaggggagtggatcctgtaagccttatatgtatattcccatctttacctagcacgaggccttttgggagctcattggcttcgagttccatcggaactccgaagttaagcgagtacagggccagagcattcccaggatgggtgacccactgggaagtctGCTCGCGTAAGTttacagaaacaaaaccgtgaagacGTGGTTAAGGCCCAGAGCGAACAATATgttgctacagtggagtcgaacctgggatgtggtgggggcccaggccaagatgtgacaatttggtgtCAGAGCTAATCCCTGGCTAGAAGTGTGTCGatgaggatgtcgggcccctaatgggggtggattgtaacatcctacatcaCTCAGGGGAGTaaatcctgtaagccttatatgtatatttcaatctctacctagcacaaggccttttgggagttcattggcgtgagttcccagaaacaaaaccgcgagggtgtggtcgaggcccaaagcagataatatcgtgctatggtggagtcaagcccgggatatggtgggggcccaggccgagatgtgacaatttggtgtCAGAACCAATCCCTGGCCAGAAGTGTGcggacgaggacgtcgggcccctaagggggtggattgtaacatccgaCATCACCCATGGGAGtagatcatgtaagccttatatgtatatttccatctctacctagcacgaggccttttgggagctcattggcttcgggttccatcagaagtccaaagttaagtgagtacGGGGccagagcattcctaggatgggtgacccactgggaagttctgctcgagtgagttcccagaaataaagccgtgagggcgtggtcgaggcccaaagaggacaatatcgtgctacagtggagtcgagctcaAGATGTGGTGAGGGCCTGGGTCGAGATATGACACGAAATGTTTGAAGAAAGATTTaagcattgtttcttatagaTCGTTCCATTACGTAACtgtaaaatggaaagaaaaattctTAGATgagattgaaaaagaaaaggacacAGAGAGAGATTGAAGGGAACAGGGGACATGCAGtccccctattttttttttccaacatatACGAAACGGCaccattttgttttattttgtttttaagttttttttatcaggaccaaaacgacgtcgttgccctggatgtttaaaaaaaaaaaaaaaatcaacccagCTATGTTGCGCTCAGTAGAACCAGTTGGATTTTCTGGCAAGGGGAGGGGAGGGGCTGAACCAGCGCTCCAATCGTGTTTTTCTGACAAGAGGATGGGCTGCTGCCACTCCTCGCCCTTACGTATCTTCACCACTGATTCTGCCTATTTATCCAATAATGATTGACTATGAGAGACATGATAGACAAATTCAGCTCCCTGAGCTGCCAAAATAAGCTTGTCTTATTATCACATTTGAGGGTGTtgttaattataaaatttaattcatggAGAGGGGGTGACTTTGAGTAGATTTCTTGGCTTGAAATTTGTtgttaattataaaatttaattcatggGGCCCGAAAACCCTATTTAGTATTTAGTTAGGGCATGACAACCTCGTCTCTGTAGGGATACTTCACTTTAAATCAAATGGAAAATCGTCCATATATATGGAatcgaaaaataaataaataaaacgtgAAGAAGACAAAATGGGCCGCAGACTAATTATTACCGAATCCTAATATGTGGATTAGGATCCTCTACTGAGCAAAGGGTGAGGATCTTCTTGACCAAGCTCATcggattgttgaaattttattcaacggctacaaacagggaaaCTCTctgaaagttataataattgtagccgttgaataaaatttcaacggtccgatGAACTTGATCAGGAGGACCCTCACCTTttgcttaggagaggatcctgatccctaATATGTCTGTGAGTGCCTGAtgcag
This genomic stretch from Pyrus communis chromosome 2, drPyrComm1.1, whole genome shotgun sequence harbors:
- the LOC137725066 gene encoding uncharacterized protein, whose product is MEDLHFVPRKLRRKAPRFTNFHYYRVDLYFQVLDMQLKELNDHFNEVNTELLLCMACLSPVNNFASFDKAKIVRLAQLDPQDFDHMDLMNLPIQLDNYIHDMKMHSEFSSLRGIGDLAKELVKTGRCASYMLVYKLLALALVLLVVTASVEKAFSAMKIVKTPLRNKMGDQWLSDSMHVYIERYVFAFIDNEPIMRCLHDMKSHRQGLAQHGLRKWHAIGNDLGYHVWAALPKMRKLLEFDFSTAVDGAIKDKAEKIEVAEDEVSDE